A stretch of DNA from Rhizobium sp. BT04:
GCTGCTCCAGGCGATCTTCGGGGTGACGGCGCTTAGCCGTGGTGCGATGTTCCTCGACGGCCGGCCTTACCGGCCGAAAAGCCCTGGTGAAGCGATCGCCGCGGGTGTCGCCATGGCGGCCGAGGACCGTCATCGTTCCTCGCTGATGCCGCCGGCGTGGCCCGGCCATTCGCTATCGGCGACGATCAGCCTGCCGCATCTCGGCAAATGGTATCCGCGTGGGTTTCTCGTTGGCGGCCGCGAGCGACGCGAGGCCGAGCAGGCGATCGCCCGTCTCGGCATCAAGGCCGCCGGTCCGCTCGCCTCGGTCTGGTCGCTGTCCGGCGGCAACCAGCAGAAGGCGGTGATCGCGCGCTGGGAAGCGGAGCCGAGCCGGCTGCTGCTGCTCGACGAACCTTTCCAGGGGGTCGATGTCGGCGCCCGTCATGACATCATCCGGGCAATCCGCGCCCGCACCGACCGGGCGACGCTAATTGCGACCTCTGATCCGGAGGAGGCCTATGAAGTGGCCGACCGCATTCTCGTCATCGACCACCACGTGTTGAGGCCCGCGGCAGACGGAGCCGCTCTTACCTCCGCAATCCAGGGAATATCCGCATGACGACGATCGACGACGACACGCTTCCACAGGCAAGCGGCCGGGCAAAGGCATCGCCGCAATCGGGCAGCAGCCGTCTCGCCGCCCTCGGAGCGTTCCTCCGGGCAGGCGCGGTGTTCATCCTGCTGGCGGCTCTCGTCGTCGGCTTCACCATCGCCGAGCCCGCCTTCATCAATATCGCCAATCTGATGAGCATCCTGCAGGCGGTGTCCGTCGTCGCTATTCTCGGCGCCGGCGTCACCGTGACGCTTGCCGTCGGCGGTTTCGACCTGTCGATCGGTGCGGTCGCCGCATCGAGCGTGATGGCGGCGAGTTATGCGATGATCGTCTGGCGCCTCGATGCCTATGCGACGGTGCCGCTGGTGCTCGCCTTCGGTGCCCTGGTCGGCCTCGTCAATGCCTTCTTGATCGTGCGCCTAAAGGTGCCGGATCTCCTGGCGACGCTGGCGATGATGTTCCTGCTCTCCGGCCTGCAGCTGATACCCACAGCAGGCCGGTCGATCTCGGCGGGCCTCACCCTACCGGACGGATCGAAGGCGACCGGCGCCTACGACCCGACCTTTCTGCTGATCGGCCGCTACAGCATCTTTGGCACCCTGCCGGTTGCCGTGGTGCTGATGGCGGTGGTCGCCGTCGCGCTCTTCATTCTCACCGAGCGCACTCGCATCGGCCGGTTGCTGTTTGCGACCGGCGGCAACGAGGTCGCGACCCGGCTTGCCGGCGCCTCCACCGTCAGGCTGAAGACGCTTGCCTATGTGCTCTCGGGCACCCTGGCCTCGCTCGGCGGCATCGTCATCGCCGCTCGCGTCGGGCGTGGCGATGTCTCCTCCGGCGGCTCGCTGCTGATGGATTCGGTCGCCGCCGCGTTGATCGGTTTTGCCGTCCTCAATCTCAGGCGTCCAAACGTGCTCGGCACCATTGCCGGCGCCGTCTTCGTCGGCGTGCTGCTGAACGGCCTCACCATGCTGAACGCTCCTTATTACACCCAGGATTTCGTCAAGGGCGCCGTGCTTGTCGGAGCCTTGGCGCTGACCTACGGCCTCGGCCGCAGCAATCCCTAATTCCAAGGAAGAAAGACATGACCCGCGAAATCAGGCTGAACGCCTTCGACATGAATTGCGTCGGACACCAGTCGCCGGGGCTCTGGCGCCATCCGCGCGACAAATCCTGGACCTACAAGGATCTTGACTACTGGGTGCATCTGGCAAAGACGCTGGAGCGCGGCAAGTTCGACGGGCTGTTCATCGCCGACGTGCTCGGCGTCTACGACGTGCTGAACGGCAATGTCGATGCCGCACTTCGCCATTCGGCGCAGGTGCCGGTCAACGACCCGCTGCAGCTCATCCCGACCATGTCTTATGAGACCGAGCATCTCGGCTTCGGCCTGACGGCATCGCTCTCCTTCGAACATCCCTACACCTTCGCCCGCCGCATCTCGACGCTCGACCATCTCACGAAAGGCCGCGTCGGCTGGAATATCGTCACCTCCTATCTCAACAGCGGCGCGCTCAATATCGGTCAGCCGGCGCAGACCAAGCATGACGATCGCTACGATCTCGCCGAGGAATATCTCGAGGTCTGCTACAAGCTCTGGGAGGGAAGCTGGGAGGACGGCGCCGTCGTCCGCGACCGCGAAACCGGCATCTTCACCCATCCCGACAAGGTCCATCCGATCCGCCATTCCGGCAAGCACTTCAATGTGCCCGGCATTCACTTGAGCGAACCGTCGCCGCAACGTACCCCGGTGCTCTACCAGGCCGGCGCCTCCAGCCGCGGCAAGGACTTCGCCGGCGCCCATGCCGAATGCATCTTCGTCGCCTCCCCGTCGAAAGCCGTACTGAAGCGTTACGTCGCCAATGTCCGCGAGGCGGCCGAACGGGTCGGCCGCAACCCGCGCGAAATCCTCGCCTTCAACCTGCAAACCGTGGTTCTCGGCGAGACCGATGCGGAAGCGCAGCGGAAATTCAACGAATACCGCAAATACGCCTCCTTCGAAGGGGCGCTGACGCTGATCTCCGGCTGGACCGGCATCGATTTCGGCCAGTTCGGGCCGGACGAAGTGCTGCGGCACCGCCATACCAATGCGGTGCAATCGGCTGTCGAGACCTTCACCACCATCGATCCCACCAAGGAATGGACGGTGCGCGAAATGGCCGACTGGGTCGGCGTCGGCGGTTTCGGCCCGGTTTTCGTCGGCTCGCCGCAGACGGTCGCCGATCTGATGCAGGAATGGGTCGAGGACACCGACGTCGACGGCTTCAATCTCGCCTATGCCGTGACGCCCGAGAGTTTCGAGGATGCGGTCGATCTGCTGGTGCCGGAACTGCAGAAGCGTGGCGTCTACAAGACGGACTATGCCAGGGGAACGCTGCGGGAAAAGCTTGGGGGCGCCGGACCGCGGCTTGCCGCGCCGCATCCGGGTGCGGCCTATCGTAATCTCTTCAAAGAGCCCGCACGTTTTGCGGCCAGTGGTTGAGGGAATAATGACCGGTGACAAAAAATGTCTCGCGGTGTCCGCGGTTTAGAATTTAACCTCTATGACAATCGGCGTTTCGCCCTGAATATGGGCGCTCGATATTTCATCGATCAGGAGGGGTCATGACCGTACCATCTATCTCGCGGCGCACACTGATGAAGGGCACGGCCCTGTTCCTCGCTTCGACGGCGCTCGCCCGCCAGGCGCTGGCGCAGACCGCTCCCGCCGGTGGCCGGCTGATCGTTGCGGCCGATTCCGAGCCGAAGAACCTCAATCCTGCGATCGTCGCCTCGAACGGCGTCTTCTTCATCGCCAGCAAGGTGATCGAGCCACTCGCCGAAGCGTCGTTCGACGGCAAGGACGGACTTTCGCCGCGACTTGCCACCTCCTGGGAGGGCTCGGCCGACGGTCTTTCCGTCACCTTCAAGCTGCGCGACGGCGTCACCTGGCACGACGGCAAGCCGTTTACCTCAGTCGATGTCGCCTTCTCCGCGCTCAAGATCTGGAAGCCGTTGCAGAATCTCGGCCGCCTGGTCTTTGCCAATCTCGAAGCCGTCGATACGCCGGATGATTACACTGCCATTTTCCGTTTCTCCAAGCCGACGCCGTTCCAGCTGATCCGCAACGCGCTGCCTGTTGTAACAAGCGTCGTTGCCAAGCATATTTTCGACGGCACCGATATCGCCACCAATCCGGCCAACAATACGCTCGTCGGCACCGGCCCGTTCAAGTTCGCCGAACACAAGCCCGGCGAATATTACCGGCTGACGCGCAATGAAAATTATTGGGACAAGGACCAGCCGAAACTCGATGAGATCGTCTTCCGCGTGCTGCCCGATCGCGGGTCGGCAGGTTCGGCGCTCGAAGCCGAGGAAATCCAGCTTGCCGCCTTCTCGGCGGTGCCGCTCGCCGATCTCGACCGCATCTCGAAGGTCGCCGGCATCAAGGTGATTTCGAAGGGCTACGAGGCCCTGACCTATCAGCTCGTCGTCGAGATCAATCACCGCCGCAAGGAACTGGCCGATCTGAAAGTCCGTCAGGCGATCGCGCATGCGATCGACAAGAAATTCGTGGTTGACACGATCTTCCTCGGTTACGCCGCTGCCTCCACCGGCCCGGTGCCGAAGAATGCGCCGGAGTTCTATACACCGGATGTCGCGACCTATGACTTCAACCCCGCCGCTGCCAACGAAATCCTTGACAAGGCCGGGTACAAGCAAGGGCCGGATGGCAACCGCTTTACGCTGAAACTTCGCCCCGCGCCCTATTTCAACGAGACCCGCCAGTTCGGCGACTACCTTCGCCAGGCGCTCGCCAAGATCGGCATCGATGCGGAAATCGTCAATGCCGATGCCGCCGCGCACCAGAAAGCTGTTTATACCGACCACGACTTCGATCTCGCCGTTGGTCCGCCGGTCTTCCGCGGCGATCCGGCGATCTCCACCACCATTCTCGTCCGGTCCGGCACGCCCGATGGCGTGCCCTTCTCCAACCAGGGCGGTTATGTCAATCCGGAGCTCGACAAGATCATCCAGCAGGCTTCCGAAACCGTCGACACGGCGGCGCGCACCGATCTCTACCGCAAGTTCCAGCAGCTCGTCGTCGCCGATCTGCCGCTGATCAACGTTGCGGAATGGGGCTTCATCACCGTCGCGCGCGACACCGTGCTCAACGTCTCGAACAATCCGCGCTGGGCCGTCTCGAACTGGGGCGATACCGCGCTGCAATCGTGATAGAATCGGCGGCAATTCTCTTCCAGAGGCCCTGTCCGGCGTGAAACGAGCCATCATCCTCCTGAGGCGCAGGGCGATCAGCAGCATTCCGGTGCTGCTGATCGTGGTGATCTTCACCTTCTTCCTGCTTGAATCGGCCTCGGGCGATGCCGTCGACGCCTATCTGGGCTCGATCGGCGGCGGCGATGCGGCCCTGGTCCAGTCGCTGCGCGAGAGCTACGGCCTCGACCGGTCCATGCTCGCCCGCCTATGGCTCTATCTTTCATCGCTGGCACGCCTCGATCTCGGCTGGTCGGTCGCCTTCAACAGGCCGGTCGGCGCGCTCATCACAGAACGCCTGCCCAACACGCTGCTGCTGATGGGCAGCGCGACGGCGCTTTCCTTCGGCCTCGGCGCGGCGCTCGGCATCCTTGCCGGGGCGCGGCCGGGAAGCTTGCGCGACCGATTGCTGTCGATCGGTTCGCTGATCGTCTATGCCATCCCGAGTTTCTGGCTCGGCCTGGTTCTGAGCATCGCTTTCTCGGTGAAGCTGCGTTGGTTTCCGATCGCCGGCATTGAAACGATCGCCTCCGGTAAGACGGGATTTGCCCGCGCGCTCGATATTGCGGATCATCTGGTTCTGCCGGTCGGCGCGCTTGCCCTGATCTATCTCGCCTTGTTCCTGCGGGTGATGCGCAGCGGCATGGCGGAGGCCTGGAAGCTCGATTTCGTGCTCTTCGCCCGCGCCAAAGGCCTGGCGCGCAGCCGGATCGTGCTGCGCCATGTGGCGCGCAATGCGCTGCTGCCGCTCGTCACCATGCTCGGGCTGCAATCGGCGGCGATGCTGGGCGGCAGCGTGGTGATCGAGAGCGTCTTTGCGATCCCGGGTTTCGGGCGGCTGGCACAGGAAGCTGTCAATGGCCGCGATGCGCCGCTGCTGATGGGCATCGTCGTCACCAGCGCCGTTCTCGTCATCTCGGTCAATTTCCTCGTCGATCTCGTCTATGCCGCGCTCGACCCGCGCATCGGCGCGTCGGAGGGCGGCATATGAGCTGGCTGCGGCGCCTGCTGCGCACACCGGAAGGTGCGGCCGGACTTGCGATCCTTCTCGTCCTGATGTCGGCAGGGCTGCTCGCTCCCGTCGTTTCGCCGGGCGATCCGCTGAGAATTGCCGGCCACGCCCTGCTGGCGCCGTTCACAGATCCGGCTTTTCCGCTCGGCACCGACCGTCTCGGCCGCGACATCCTGGCGGGGGTGCTCTACGGCGCCAGAACCTCGCTTGCCGTCGGCCTGACGGCGGCGTTTTCGGCCATGGTGCTCGGCGTCTTCGTCGGCATGGCGGCCGGTTTTGCCGGCGGGCTCGTCGACGAGGCGCTGATGCGGGTGGTTGACGCCTTCCAGATCGTGCCAGCTTTTTTGCTCGCCCTTGCTTTCGTCAGCACGATCGGGGTGTCGACGCCGGTTGTCGTCCTAGCCATCGCGCTCGGCGCCTGGGCCGATCCGGCGCGGCTGACGCGGGCGCAGGTGCTGTCGATCCGCGAACAGGATTATGTTGCCTCGGCAAGGGTGATCGGCATGCATCCGGCCGAGATCGCCTTCCGGGAAATCCTGCCGAATGCGCTGCCGCCGGTGCTGGCGCTTTCCGCCACCATCGTCGCCGGTGCTGTTCTCACCGAGGCAGCGCTGTCCTTCCTTGGCCTCGGCAATCCCAATATCGCCACCTGGGGTTCGATGATTGCCGAGGGCCGCAGCGTGCTGCGTTCGGCATCCTATCTCTCGGTCATACCGGGCGCGGCGCTCGCCGTGACCGTGCTCGGCGTTCATCTCTTCAGCGAGGGTCTCGGCAAGGCGCTTGGCAATGACGGCGCGAGGGCGGCATGAGCGGCATTTTCTTGAGCCTGCGGCAACTTTCGGTCAACTATGACAGGAACGGCCTCGCCGCGCTGGCCGGCGTCGATCTCGATATCGTCGCCGGCGAAAGGCTGGCGATCATCGGTGAAAGCGGCTCCGGCAAGAGCACGCTCGCCCGCGCCCTTGCCGGCCTGCTGCCTGACGGAGCGACGGTCGATGGCGAGATGCTCTGGCCCGGGCTTGGCCATCTGCCCCGGCCGGGCCGCGATTTCGGCTTCGTCTTCCAGGATCCGGGCTCCAGCCTCAATCCCGTCCTGACGATCGGCGAGCA
This window harbors:
- a CDS encoding ABC transporter permease, with the protein product MTTIDDDTLPQASGRAKASPQSGSSRLAALGAFLRAGAVFILLAALVVGFTIAEPAFINIANLMSILQAVSVVAILGAGVTVTLAVGGFDLSIGAVAASSVMAASYAMIVWRLDAYATVPLVLAFGALVGLVNAFLIVRLKVPDLLATLAMMFLLSGLQLIPTAGRSISAGLTLPDGSKATGAYDPTFLLIGRYSIFGTLPVAVVLMAVVAVALFILTERTRIGRLLFATGGNEVATRLAGASTVRLKTLAYVLSGTLASLGGIVIAARVGRGDVSSGGSLLMDSVAAALIGFAVLNLRRPNVLGTIAGAVFVGVLLNGLTMLNAPYYTQDFVKGAVLVGALALTYGLGRSNP
- a CDS encoding LLM class flavin-dependent oxidoreductase, whose protein sequence is MTREIRLNAFDMNCVGHQSPGLWRHPRDKSWTYKDLDYWVHLAKTLERGKFDGLFIADVLGVYDVLNGNVDAALRHSAQVPVNDPLQLIPTMSYETEHLGFGLTASLSFEHPYTFARRISTLDHLTKGRVGWNIVTSYLNSGALNIGQPAQTKHDDRYDLAEEYLEVCYKLWEGSWEDGAVVRDRETGIFTHPDKVHPIRHSGKHFNVPGIHLSEPSPQRTPVLYQAGASSRGKDFAGAHAECIFVASPSKAVLKRYVANVREAAERVGRNPREILAFNLQTVVLGETDAEAQRKFNEYRKYASFEGALTLISGWTGIDFGQFGPDEVLRHRHTNAVQSAVETFTTIDPTKEWTVREMADWVGVGGFGPVFVGSPQTVADLMQEWVEDTDVDGFNLAYAVTPESFEDAVDLLVPELQKRGVYKTDYARGTLREKLGGAGPRLAAPHPGAAYRNLFKEPARFAASG
- a CDS encoding ABC transporter substrate-binding protein — encoded protein: MTVPSISRRTLMKGTALFLASTALARQALAQTAPAGGRLIVAADSEPKNLNPAIVASNGVFFIASKVIEPLAEASFDGKDGLSPRLATSWEGSADGLSVTFKLRDGVTWHDGKPFTSVDVAFSALKIWKPLQNLGRLVFANLEAVDTPDDYTAIFRFSKPTPFQLIRNALPVVTSVVAKHIFDGTDIATNPANNTLVGTGPFKFAEHKPGEYYRLTRNENYWDKDQPKLDEIVFRVLPDRGSAGSALEAEEIQLAAFSAVPLADLDRISKVAGIKVISKGYEALTYQLVVEINHRRKELADLKVRQAIAHAIDKKFVVDTIFLGYAAASTGPVPKNAPEFYTPDVATYDFNPAAANEILDKAGYKQGPDGNRFTLKLRPAPYFNETRQFGDYLRQALAKIGIDAEIVNADAAAHQKAVYTDHDFDLAVGPPVFRGDPAISTTILVRSGTPDGVPFSNQGGYVNPELDKIIQQASETVDTAARTDLYRKFQQLVVADLPLINVAEWGFITVARDTVLNVSNNPRWAVSNWGDTALQS
- a CDS encoding ABC transporter permease, which encodes MKRAIILLRRRAISSIPVLLIVVIFTFFLLESASGDAVDAYLGSIGGGDAALVQSLRESYGLDRSMLARLWLYLSSLARLDLGWSVAFNRPVGALITERLPNTLLLMGSATALSFGLGAALGILAGARPGSLRDRLLSIGSLIVYAIPSFWLGLVLSIAFSVKLRWFPIAGIETIASGKTGFARALDIADHLVLPVGALALIYLALFLRVMRSGMAEAWKLDFVLFARAKGLARSRIVLRHVARNALLPLVTMLGLQSAAMLGGSVVIESVFAIPGFGRLAQEAVNGRDAPLLMGIVVTSAVLVISVNFLVDLVYAALDPRIGASEGGI
- a CDS encoding ABC transporter permease; translated protein: MSWLRRLLRTPEGAAGLAILLVLMSAGLLAPVVSPGDPLRIAGHALLAPFTDPAFPLGTDRLGRDILAGVLYGARTSLAVGLTAAFSAMVLGVFVGMAAGFAGGLVDEALMRVVDAFQIVPAFLLALAFVSTIGVSTPVVVLAIALGAWADPARLTRAQVLSIREQDYVASARVIGMHPAEIAFREILPNALPPVLALSATIVAGAVLTEAALSFLGLGNPNIATWGSMIAEGRSVLRSASYLSVIPGAALAVTVLGVHLFSEGLGKALGNDGARAA